A window of Staphylococcus sp. 17KM0847 contains these coding sequences:
- a CDS encoding MFS transporter gives MDMAYSKVKKAVPILLFLFVFSLVIDNSFKLISVAIADDLNISVTTVSWQATLAGLVIGIGAVVYSSLSDAISIRTLFIYGVFLIIIGSIIGYIFQHQFALLLAGRIIQTAGLAAAETLYVIYVAKYLSKEDQKTYLGLSTSSYSLSLVIGTLSGGFISTYLHWTNMFLIALVVVFTLPFLFKLLPKENSDNKAHLDFIGLVLVSTIATTVMLFITNFNWLYLIAAILVIAIFALYIKNAKKPLVDKKFFQNKRYASFLFIVFIMYAIQLGYIFTFPFIMEQIYHFELDTTSLLLIPGYLVAVVVGALSGKIASFLNSKQAIITAIVLIMLSLFLPAFAVGQHVAIFVVSMVFFAGSFALMYAPLLNEAICTIDANMTGVAIGFYNLIINVAVSVGIAIVAALIDFKTLNFPGNTALETHFGMVLIILGVMSVAALVLFIVLNRWTKVEE, from the coding sequence ATGGATATGGCATATTCAAAAGTAAAAAAAGCAGTACCTATTTTACTCTTTTTATTCGTTTTTAGTTTAGTTATTGATAACTCGTTTAAGTTGATTTCAGTGGCGATTGCAGATGATTTAAATATTTCAGTGACTACAGTGAGTTGGCAAGCGACATTAGCAGGTTTAGTTATTGGTATTGGTGCGGTTGTGTACTCATCATTATCTGATGCCATTAGTATACGAACACTTTTTATTTATGGTGTATTTTTAATTATTATTGGTTCAATTATTGGATATATTTTCCAACATCAATTTGCGTTATTACTTGCGGGACGCATTATTCAAACAGCAGGACTTGCAGCAGCAGAAACGCTCTATGTTATTTATGTAGCAAAATATTTGTCTAAAGAAGATCAAAAGACTTACCTTGGTTTGAGTACAAGTAGTTATTCACTTTCACTAGTTATTGGAACATTATCAGGTGGGTTTATCTCAACCTATTTACACTGGACAAATATGTTTTTAATTGCATTGGTTGTCGTGTTTACATTACCGTTTCTATTTAAATTATTGCCAAAAGAAAACTCAGATAACAAAGCACATTTAGATTTTATTGGTTTAGTATTAGTATCAACGATTGCAACGACAGTAATGCTCTTTATTACAAACTTTAACTGGCTCTATTTAATCGCAGCTATTCTTGTTATTGCAATTTTTGCACTATATATTAAAAATGCAAAAAAACCACTCGTAGATAAAAAGTTCTTTCAAAATAAACGTTATGCATCATTTTTGTTTATTGTGTTTATTATGTATGCAATACAGTTAGGTTATATCTTTACGTTTCCGTTTATCATGGAACAAATTTATCATTTTGAATTGGATACAACATCACTTTTATTAATTCCTGGCTATTTAGTAGCTGTTGTTGTAGGTGCATTAAGTGGTAAAATCGCATCTTTCTTAAATTCTAAGCAAGCAATCATTACAGCAATTGTCTTGATTATGTTAAGTTTATTTTTACCAGCCTTTGCAGTGGGGCAACATGTAGCGATTTTTGTAGTTTCTATGGTATTCTTTGCAGGTAGCTTTGCACTTATGTATGCACCATTATTGAATGAGGCCATCTGTACAATTGATGCGAATATGACAGGTGTGGCTATTGGTTTTTATAACCTTATTATTAATGTTGCGGTATCAGTGGGTATTGCGATTGTAGCAGCATTAATTGATTTTAAAACACTTAATTTCCCGGGTAATACTGCATTAGAGACACACTTTGGTATGGTATTAATTATTTTAGGGGTGATGAGTGTCGCAGCACTTGTATTGTTTATTGTGCTAAATCGTTGGACAAAAGTAGAAGAATAG
- the deoC gene encoding deoxyribose-phosphate aldolase: protein MNYEKYIDHTLLKPESTRTQIDTIIEEAKTYHFKSVCVNPTHVAYANNKLADSDVLVCTVIGFPLGASTPAVKAYETKDAIANGADEIDMVINIGALKDERYEAVQQDIEAVVEAAQGKTVKVIIETVLLTDHEKVKACELAQAAGAHFVKTSTGFVGGGATPEDVKLMKDTVGDALEVKASGGVRNLSDFQAMLEAGATRVGASAGVQIMQGLEADTDY from the coding sequence ATGAATTACGAAAAATATATTGATCATACATTACTAAAGCCTGAATCGACACGTACTCAAATAGATACGATTATAGAAGAAGCAAAGACGTATCATTTTAAGTCCGTTTGTGTAAATCCAACACACGTGGCTTACGCAAACAATAAATTAGCAGATTCTGATGTTCTTGTTTGTACAGTTATTGGTTTTCCGTTAGGTGCATCAACACCAGCGGTAAAAGCCTATGAAACCAAAGATGCCATTGCGAATGGCGCAGATGAAATAGATATGGTCATCAATATTGGCGCTTTGAAAGATGAGCGTTATGAAGCGGTTCAGCAAGATATTGAAGCCGTAGTGGAAGCCGCACAAGGTAAAACAGTGAAAGTCATTATTGAAACGGTATTATTAACGGATCATGAAAAAGTGAAAGCATGTGAACTCGCTCAAGCTGCAGGTGCGCACTTTGTTAAAACTTCAACAGGCTTTGTGGGTGGCGGTGCGACACCTGAAGATGTCAAACTCATGAAAGATACAGTGGGTGATGCCTTAGAAGTGAAAGCATCAGGTGGCGTACGAAACTTATCAGATTTTCAAGCGATGCTAGAAGCAGGGGCAACGCGTGTCGGTGCGAGTGCAGGGGTACAGATTATGCAAGGCTTAGAAGCGGATACAGATTATTAA
- the deoB gene encoding phosphopentomutase, whose amino-acid sequence MSTPFQRVHLIVMDSVGIGEAPDAAVFNDEGSHTLKHTLEGFNQTLPNLERLGLGNIDDLPVVGRVDSPTAYYTKMSEASVGKDTMTGHWEIMGLHIDEPFKVYPNGFPDELIDEIERLTGRKVVANRPASGTQIIDEWGAHQMETGDLIVYTSADPVLQIAAHEDIIPLEELYEICEKVRELTKDPKYLIGRIIARPYVGEPGHFTRTSNRHDYALKPFGKTVMNTLKDADYDVIAIGKINDIYDGEGVTEAIRTKNNMDGMDQLMNVVGRDFTGLSFLNLVDFDALYGHRRDKEGYAQALKDFDARLPELLSQLREDDLLIITADHGNDPTAEGTDHTREYIPVLFYSPKFNGGKALDGDTTFSSIGATIADNFNVKLPEYGKSYLEHLK is encoded by the coding sequence ATGTCTACACCATTTCAACGTGTGCATCTAATTGTAATGGATTCTGTCGGTATTGGAGAAGCACCAGATGCGGCAGTATTTAATGATGAAGGATCACATACATTGAAACATACGCTCGAAGGTTTTAATCAAACATTGCCTAACTTAGAGCGATTAGGATTAGGGAATATTGATGATTTGCCAGTTGTGGGTCGTGTCGATTCGCCCACAGCGTATTATACAAAGATGAGTGAGGCGTCTGTTGGGAAAGATACGATGACAGGACATTGGGAGATTATGGGACTTCATATTGATGAACCGTTTAAAGTATATCCCAATGGTTTTCCTGACGAACTTATTGATGAAATTGAACGTTTAACAGGACGTAAAGTTGTAGCGAATCGTCCAGCATCAGGGACACAGATTATTGACGAGTGGGGTGCACATCAAATGGAAACAGGCGATTTGATTGTGTACACCTCTGCAGACCCTGTATTACAAATTGCAGCACATGAAGATATTATTCCACTTGAAGAGCTATATGAGATTTGCGAAAAAGTACGCGAACTGACAAAAGATCCCAAATATTTAATTGGACGTATTATTGCACGCCCATATGTTGGAGAGCCGGGTCACTTTACACGGACAAGCAACCGTCATGACTATGCGTTAAAACCATTTGGGAAGACTGTGATGAATACGTTAAAAGATGCGGATTATGATGTGATTGCGATTGGTAAAATTAATGATATTTATGATGGTGAAGGTGTGACGGAAGCGATTCGTACGAAAAATAATATGGACGGTATGGATCAGTTGATGAACGTCGTAGGACGTGACTTTACAGGATTAAGTTTTCTAAATTTAGTTGACTTTGATGCGTTATACGGACATCGTCGTGATAAAGAAGGTTATGCGCAAGCATTGAAGGACTTCGATGCACGTTTACCTGAGCTGTTGAGTCAGTTGAGAGAGGATGACTTGTTGATTATTACAGCAGATCATGGTAATGACCCAACAGCGGAAGGCACAGATCATACACGAGAATACATTCCGGTGTTATTCTATAGTCCGAAATTCAATGGTGGCAAAGCTTTAGATGGCGATACAACGTTTAGCTCTATCGGTGCAACGATCGCTGATAACTTTAATGTGAAGTTACCTGAATACGGTAAAAGCTATTTGGAACATTTGAAATAA
- a CDS encoding NAD-dependent protein deacylase: MNSTITQLKNIIDHSQRIVFFTGAGVSVASGIPDFRSAGGLYDEVEKEGRSPEYLLSSDYLHTDPTGFMAFCQRYLLFADKKPNAVHHWIAQLEQSGQSLGVITQNIDGLHSDAGSQNVDELHGTLNRFYCMSCHTHYTKQEVIKHDLVHCQKCGSPIRPDIVLYGEMLNDTTIHQALTKLQTADTLVVLGSSLLVQPAAGLITYFNGKNLIIINQTATPFDDKAQLVIQDDMIHIVEHLKKES; encoded by the coding sequence ATGAACAGCACGATCACACAATTAAAAAACATTATAGATCATTCACAACGGATTGTCTTTTTCACAGGTGCAGGTGTTTCTGTGGCAAGTGGTATTCCAGACTTTCGCTCAGCAGGTGGCTTGTATGATGAAGTCGAAAAGGAAGGTCGCTCTCCCGAATATTTACTAAGTTCTGACTATTTGCATACTGACCCTACTGGTTTTATGGCTTTTTGTCAGCGTTACTTACTCTTTGCAGATAAAAAACCAAATGCTGTACATCATTGGATTGCACAACTCGAACAATCCGGGCAATCTCTCGGGGTGATCACACAAAACATTGACGGTTTGCATTCAGATGCTGGCAGCCAAAATGTTGACGAATTGCATGGCACACTGAATCGTTTTTATTGTATGTCTTGTCACACACACTATACTAAACAAGAAGTAATCAAACACGATTTAGTACACTGTCAAAAGTGTGGTAGTCCCATACGACCCGATATTGTTTTATATGGAGAGATGTTAAATGATACAACAATTCATCAAGCATTAACTAAACTTCAAACTGCCGATACATTGGTGGTTTTAGGTTCGTCTCTACTCGTACAACCTGCAGCAGGTCTCATCACATACTTTAACGGTAAAAATTTAATTATTATTAACCAAACTGCAACGCCTTTTGATGACAAAGCACAACTTGTTATTCAGGATGATATGATTCACATTGTTGAACACCTTAAAAAAGAATCATAA